Within the Micromonospora citrea genome, the region GCGGCCAGCACCTCGGCCACCACCTGACGGACATCGGCGGGATCCGCGCCGGCCAGCTCCCTGAGCTGGGCGATGAGTTCGGCGGCGTCGTCGTCGGTGGCCTCCGCCCCGGCCGCCTGGTCTGGTCCCGTCATGGGGCGAGCCTACGGGGCAAAGTGGACCTAAAACGGATATTCCCCGAAAAGGATGAGAGCAGGATCGTGCCGGCGGCGAGCGCGTCGACGCCGCCGGTCAGTCGCGGACCGCCCGGTGCAGCGCCGCCAGGCCGCCGGTGAGGTTCCGCCAGGCCACCGAGCCCCAGCCCGCCGCCTGGATGCGCTGCGCCAGCGCGGCCTGGTCCGGCCAGGCCCGGATCGACTCGATGAGATAGACGTACGCGTCGGGGTTGCTGGACACCACCCGCGCCGCCGTAGGCAGCCACCGCATCAGGTGCGACAGGTAGGCGGTGCGGAAGAAGGGGTTGGTCGGGTGGCTCAGCTCGCAGATGACCAGCCGGCCCCCGGGCCGGGTGACCCGGGCGAACTCCCGCAGCGCCGCCTCGGTGTCGACCACGTTGCGCAGCGCGAACGAGATGGTCACCGCGTCGAAGACGCCGTCGGCGAAGGGCAGCCGCAGCGCGTCCCCGGCCAGCAGCGGCACCGCCGGGCGGGTGCGCTTGCCGGCGTACAGCATGCCCAGCGACAGGTCGGCGCCGACCGCGTACGCCCCGGAGCGGGCCAGTTCCTCGGTGGAGACGCCGGTGCCCGCGCCCACGTCCAGCACCCGCTCGCCGGGCAGCAGCCCGAGCGCCTCCCGGGTGGCCCGGCGCCACGCCCGGTCCCGGCCGGCCGTCATCACCGTGTTGGTCAGATCGTAGCGAGCGGCCACGCCGTCGAACATCGCGGCGACCTCGTGCGGCTGCTTGTCCAGGCCGGCGCGCTGGCCCTGCGGGGTACGGCTCACCCCTCCACTCTGCCAGCCCGACTCCGGCCGGCGGCCGGCGGGGCGGCGTGGCCCCGGCCGGTCGACGGGTCGGCGCGGCCCCGCCGGGCCCCCGCCGGTCGACGCGGCCCCGCCGGTCGACGCGCGACCCCGGGCGGCCGACGCCCGCAGCCCCGCAGGTCGACGCCCGCGGCCCCGGGCGGCCGGCGCGGCCCGGGCGGCCGGCGCAGCCCCGGGCACGCGACGGGGGCGGGATGGTCGCCCACCCCGCCCCCGTCGGCGAGCGCGTCAGTCGGTCGACTTCTCGTCGCCGGGGGCGACCACGACGATGTCGCGCCGCCGGGAGACCAGCAGCAGCGCGCCGCCGGCCAGCAGCACGGCCGCGCCGATGCCGCCGATCAGGCCGGCCTGCACGCCGGTCACCGGCAGGCCGCCGCCGCCCGTGCCGCCGCCCGGGGTCGTGGTCGGGGTCGGC harbors:
- a CDS encoding demethylmenaquinone methyltransferase, translated to MSRTPQGQRAGLDKQPHEVAAMFDGVAARYDLTNTVMTAGRDRAWRRATREALGLLPGERVLDVGAGTGVSTEELARSGAYAVGADLSLGMLYAGKRTRPAVPLLAGDALRLPFADGVFDAVTISFALRNVVDTEAALREFARVTRPGGRLVICELSHPTNPFFRTAYLSHLMRWLPTAARVVSSNPDAYVYLIESIRAWPDQAALAQRIQAAGWGSVAWRNLTGGLAALHRAVRD